In the Flavobacteriales bacterium genome, one interval contains:
- a CDS encoding T9SS type A sorting domain-containing protein has translation TDNDLCTAVREVVIPCPEPEPESIEIVETSVYADALGNLQVVSPFEVESIVVYSTDGKIYFQGLPENNNIDMSGTDNGLFVVRIKTTDDTKTKKVVVD, from the coding sequence TTACAGATAATGATCTTTGTACTGCTGTTCGAGAAGTTGTAATACCTTGTCCGGAACCGGAACCGGAATCAATAGAAATAGTTGAAACGTCTGTGTATGCAGATGCATTAGGTAATTTGCAAGTGGTAAGTCCTTTCGAAGTGGAAAGTATTGTAGTCTATTCGACGGATGGGAAAATTTATTTTCAAGGATTGCCAGAAAATAATAATATAGATATGTCTGGGACAGATAATGGTTTGTTCGTCGTACGAATCAAAACAACAGACGATACTAAAACAAAGAAGGTAGTAGTGGATTAG